DNA sequence from the Papio anubis isolate 15944 unplaced genomic scaffold, Panubis1.0 scaffold4980, whole genome shotgun sequence genome:
ATTTTATTCCtatgaataatttttctaaaattcatgcAATCCTAGGTCATCCAAAAACCAGAGCTTTTATAACTCACGGTGGAGCCAATGGCATCTACGAGGCGATCTACCATGGGGTCCCTATGGTGGGCATTCCATTGTTTGCCGACCAACCTGATAACATTGCTCACATGAAGGCCAGAGGAGCAGCTGTTCAATTGGACTTTGACACAATGTCGAGTACAGACTTGGTGAATGCACTGAAGACAGTAATTAATGATCCCTTGTGAGTAGAACAATATTTTTCAGTAGATGGTATTTATAGATAGCTTCTCTTGTCAATAGTGAGTGTGAGTTTCATCCTTT
Encoded proteins:
- the LOC101012151 gene encoding UDP-glucuronosyltransferase 2B23, which produces MEEFVQSSGENGVVVFTLGSMITNMKEERANVIASALAQIPQKVLWRFDGNKPDTLGLNTRLYKWIPQNDLLGHPKTRAFITHGGANGIYEAIYHGVPMVGIPLFADQPDNIAHMKARGAAVQLDFDTMSSTDLVNALKTVINDPL